Within Spirochaetaceae bacterium, the genomic segment GTACTTCAATCGGAAAGCATCGGACATGGCCCGCGGATGCCGCTACGTGCTGATAGCACACGCGGTTCTGGCAGCAGGTGTTCTGACCGTCTTGATTGACAAGATTCCACACTCATTCGTTGCGGTGATCGCCGGCCTGGGCATAGCCGTGTTGTCGGTGTGGCTCTTGCTGTCGAACTACGCGGAGAAGCTCGCGGCCGTGCGCAGGATCTGCGAGTACGCCGACGACATCGAGCACCAGTACCGAGATCTCTGGACTGAGATCGAAGGCTATGAGATCGACGCCAAGGAGACTGGCTTGCGACTGAGGGAGATAGAGCGCGACTACGTGAAGGCGGACGACTTGTTCCGCCGTGTCGGCTTCGTCATCGACGATGACCTGAATAATCGGAGCGCGAACGAGGCTCGCGACCTGCTGCAACATGAGTTCGCGTCGACTACGGTCAATCAAGAGTCGAGCGCTTCCGCCTCCTCGTGAGAGGCCACTCGCCCCGCTACCGCCTCGACCCCCGCCGCCTCCGAAACCGCCGGCTCCTGAGACTGATGCGGAAGACTCCAAACAGAACTGAGAGACATGCGGATTCGCCACGGTTCACTCCGCGCCGCCGAGCAAGTATGCTATTTGCATGCCGATCAACCTGATCGTCATCGCCATTCTGGTCGTGGTGGCGGCGCTGCTCGCCTACATGGTGGCCGTGCTCGGCCAACCGCTGCTCAAGCTGACCCGTTCCGGCGGCGCGCTCGCCACCGGCCGCGGCGTGCTGCTCGGCGTGCTGCTCGTGGCCGAACTGGGCGTGGTCATCGCGCTCACCGTGGTAGTGGCACGGCTGTAGCGCCCCGTCCCGCGCCCGCGAGTTGCCCGGCTGGGCTCCGTGTTGGCGGCCCTGCAGGCCGCCGCGCTCACCGCTCCGGATTGCTGATCCGGTAGAGCGCGCCGTCGGATTCGTCGGTCAGCACCCAGAGGGCACCGTCCGGCCCTTGGCGAACGTCGCGCACCCGCTCCGCCAGCCGGTCCAGGAGCACCTCCTGCGCGACCGCCTCCTCGCCGCGCAGCACGACCCGGCGCAGGTGGCGGCCCACCAGGGCGCCCACGAACAGGTCGCCGCGCCAGTGCGGAAACTCGTCGCCGGTGTAGAACGCCATCCCGGAGGGCGCGATCGACGGCGTCCAGTGCAGCAGTGGCGGCTCCATGCCGGGCGCCTCGGTACCGATCCCGATGCTCGGGCCCGCGTACTCGCGGCCGAAGGTCACCACCGGCCAGCCATAGTTGGCTCCGCCGCGCAGGATGTTGATCTCGTCGCCGCCGCGCGGACCGTGCTCGTGCACCCAGACGGCGCCGGTCTCGGGGTGAATCGCCAGCCCCTGAATGTTGCGGTGGCCCCAGGTGAACACTTCCGGCGCGGCGCCGGCGATCGCCGTGGCCGCGGTGCGCGGCGACGGGCTGCCGTCCGGCCGGATGCGCACCACCGATCCGGCGTGGTCGGCGGGATCCTGCGCCCGCTCCCGCTGGCCGCGGTCGCCGAGCCCGACCACCAGGTCGCCGTCGTCCAGAATGGCCAGCCGCGAGCCGAAGTGGCGGCCGCCGCGAGACGCCCGGTTCATGGCGAAAATGCGCCGCACCTCCAGCAGCCGGTCTCCTTCCAGCCTGGCGCGCGCCACGGCGGTGCGCAGTCCGCCGACGGCGCGCTCCGTGAAGGAGAAGTAGATCAACCGGTTGGCGGCGAAACCGGGATCGAGAATCACGTCGAGCAGGCCGCCCTGCCCCGCCGCGGCCACCTCGGGGAGCCCGGTCACCGTCGTGC encodes:
- a CDS encoding PQQ-dependent sugar dehydrogenase, with translation MKSRMPRMRGGTSRWSAAPVAGVLVLTLLLGCAPTVPAQTETYQSREHGYAVEAVVTRLAHPWAVAFLPDGGLLITERPGRLLRIDADGARTTVTGLPEVAAAGQGGLLDVILDPGFAANRLIYFSFTERAVGGLRTAVARARLEGDRLLEVRRIFAMNRASRGGRHFGSRLAILDDGDLVVGLGDRGQRERAQDPADHAGSVVRIRPDGSPSPRTAATAIAGAAPEVFTWGHRNIQGLAIHPETGAVWVHEHGPRGGDEINILRGGANYGWPVVTFGREYAGPSIGIGTEAPGMEPPLLHWTPSIAPSGMAFYTGDEFPHWRGDLFVGALVGRHLRRVVLRGEEAVAQEVLLDRLAERVRDVRQGPDGALWVLTDESDGALYRISNPER